The genomic interval CAGGTCAAAGGTCAGCACGTCCGTCGTCTCGTCGATGCCCATCGTCCGCGCGTGCAGCGCCGTCATCGCCGCGTCGCGCACCACGCCCACGCGCACCTCGCCCGACACCCCGAACCGGCGCGACAACTCCGCCAGAGCGTCCCGCGCCTTCGCGCGAAGCCACTCCCTCGCGCCGGCGTCGCCCAGCGCGTCAAGACCCTCGATCTCCAGCGAGATCCCGCCGCTCACTGCGGCGTCCACACCTTGCTCGCCCGGATCACCTCGCACCAGTCCGGGATCGACAGCGGGATCGACGACTTCGCGTAGAACACGAACCCGCGATAACTCATGAGATAGGTGTGCGAGTTGCTGAACAGCACCCGCTGAAAGCACTCGATCACCAGCGGCTCCTCGACCCGCGCCAGCAGGTCCATGAACACCACCGGCTCCACGCGCACGATCGCGCCCGACGCCTTGATCGCGTTCGCGATCGCCTGCTGCGCCGCGACAGCGCCCGCGCTCGCGGCTCCAGCCGCCGCGCTCATCTCAGGAACCCGGCAGCTTCGGCATCGACGCCGAGAACTGCTCCTTGACCTGCGCGAAGGTCCGACGGATCTCGTTGTACGAGTTCGTGAACGACTTCGACGCGTCTTCCCACGCGTCGGCGCCGGCGCTCTGCACCTTCTGCAGCTCGACCTTCGCCTTCGCGACCTGGTTGTTCAATTCGTCGCGCATCCGGTTCAGCTCCGCGCCGCCCGAGGGCATCCGCTCGCGCGCCGAGGCGATGAACTCGCCGATGTCCTTCTCCAGCGTCTTGAGCTGCTCGGTCGAGGTGTTCACGAACTCCGTGCGCGCCTTCGCCGCGGCCTCGACCGCCTTGTCGACCGCCTGCTCGGCCTCGCGCTTCACCTCGGCCCCGGCGCTCTTGGCCTGGTCGACCACGCTCTGGCCCTGCGTCGCCGTCCCGGCCGGCTTCTCTTCGCACGCCGTCATCGCCAGACCCGTCGCCGCCAGAATCGCCAGAACCGGGATCGCGTTGCGGTTGAGTGTCATGTCCGTTTCCCTTCGACGCCCGTCCGCGCGCCCGCCCACCGGGCCACGCAGCGGGCGATGTGTTTCCGAGAACCAATCCTACCACCCCCGAGCGGGGGACTCTCTCACACCCTTGTTCCGCTTCGCGACGCCCGATTTCAGCCCGGGGGGAGCAGGGAGTGGGGTGCAGGAACAGCAGAAGGGTGGCGTGGTACGGCGCAGCCGTGCCACGAGCGCTGACAGTTGCGAGCGCCCCGCACTCTTTCCCCCCTCCCGCTCGCGGGAGGGGGCAGGGGGAGGGTCTTCTCTTCCGCCCCCTCGTCCCGCATGCGGGGAGACGAGGGCGAGCGCAGCGAGCCAGGTGAGGGCCTAGGAGCGGCCGGGTCCGCTTACTCCAAGAAGATCTGCTTTCGGAAGCAGATACCTCAAGAAGGTCATGCATCGAAGATAAAAATAAACACGCATGTCATCACATGGAATGGGGTGCTTGTCGGTTTCGTGATGCCTGATGCACCATTCATTGCCAAGTGTGGTGAGGTACTTGATCTCAGATTCCAGCACATTCTTAACCGCAACATTCCCGCCAGCGGCTGCATGGATGAGATTCTGAGCCGACTTCTTCTTATTATTGCCAGCAGGAACAGTCTTGACTCGTTCCAGTGCATCCCACAATTTCTCAAGGGCACCCTGTAGATCCCTCGGATCTCTCAAGAATCTGTCCACCGAATCATTCAGCAGATTTGTGAGGTCAGCATCTGCGGTTTCGAAGCGCGTAATCAGTAGCGCCGAGTCTGCAGGGACACGCCGTTCAAAGCCCGTCTCTTCGAGTCTCCAGGAGACACGATGGCTCTGAAGAATGCCATTTACATCGTGAGCAAAACCTGTGCGCGCTTCTTGCTCACTGAATGTATTATGATGATAATGCTCCAGATAATCATGAAATGTCGAGGAATTCGGCTTCGAGACATTTTGGTAGACAAACTCAAGGAGATCGAGAATGGTCTCCGTACTTGGGTGTTCGCAAAACTGGGTGCCACATACCGCCTCAGGCACTCTGCCAGCGATGCGATCAAGCACTGCACGTCTATCACAGCCAATGATTGCTGTCTTGCCAGGATCAGGGCATCGCTCGGCTCCCAAACTGGTGAGCCATGCAGCGTCTATTTTTGTGTTTAGTAATTCGCGCAGCGCATTCCAAGCTATCAACGAGATTTCCGATGACGTCGCATCGGGAATGCCATGCTCACGCTCAGAAAAGAGGTCCGCCGGATTCATTTCAGTTTCGAGCCGACGCGCCGACCGTCATGCTCACCGGCACGAACGACGGCTTCACGCGCGACTCGAACTCCTCGCGGTACTTGTTCATGATCGTGCGGATCGCCCAGTTGTTGCCGTCGGCGAGGCCGCAGATCGTCGTGCCGGGCATCGCGCCCATGCTCGTCGCGATCTCCAGCGCGATGTCCAGGTCCTTGGTCTTCGCGTCGCCCCGCTCCACGCGCGAGAGCAACTTATAGAGCCACGCCGAGCCCTCGCGGCAGGGGGTGCACTGGCCGCAACTCTCGTGCGAGAAGAACCGCGCGATGTTCCTCGCCACGGCCACCATGTCGGTGTCCTCGTCGAAGATCGTCGGGCACGCGGTGCCCAGCCCCAGCACGCCGTAGTGCTTGCCGATGTCGAAATCCATCGGCGCATCAAACTGGTCGGGCCCCAGAATGCCCGTCGACACGCCGCCGGCGATCGCGCCCTTGAACTTCTTGCCGTTGCGCATGCCGCCGCTGTGGTCGTTGACGAGTTTCGACAGGGGGATTCCCAGGTCGCACTCGAACACGCCCGGGCGGTTCACATGGCCCGACACGCCCATCAGTTTCGTGCCCGCCGAGCCTGGCGTGCCGAACGACTGGAACCACTTCACGCCGTCGCGCCCGCGCTCCAGAATACTGGGCAGGTGCGCCAGCGTCTCGACGTTGTTGATGATCGTCGGGCGCCCCCACAGCCCCTTGATCGCCGGGAAAGGCGGCTTATTCCGCGGCCACCCGCGCTTGCCCTCGAGCGATTCGAGCAGCGCCGTCTCCTCGCCGCAGATGTACGCGCCGGCGCCGCGGTGCAGGTGACACTCGACCTTCACGCTCGAGCCCGTCCCGGTGGTCGCGCCGTTGAGCAGGCCCTTGGGCCCGAAGATCCCGTGCTCGTACGCCTCGCGGATCGCGCGCTCCATCATGCGCGCCTGGTGGTAGTACTCGCCGCGGATATAGAAGTACGCGACATCGAGTTTGCACGCGTAGCACGCGATCGCGATGCCCTCGAGCACGCTGTGCGGGTCGAAGTCCATCAGCAGCCGGTCCTTGAAGGTGCCCGGCTCCGACTCGTCGGCGTTGATCGCCAGGTACCGCGGCTGCCCGTCCGGCGGCGGCAGGAAGGTCCACTTCAGCCCCGTCGGGAAGCCGGCGCCGCCGCGACCGCGAAGGTTGCTGTCCTTCACGATCGACACGACCTCCTCGGGCTTCATCGCGATCGCGGCCTTCAGCCCCTCGTACCCGCCCGTCTTCACGTAGTCGTCGTACGACACGAAGCGGCGGTCCGACTCCTTCCCAAAGGGATAGGACGGGATGCGCTTGGTCAGGATGCCTTCGGTCATGGGCATGATGCAGGGCCCTTCGTGCTCGCGAGGGGAGAGGATTTCGAGGACGGGATAGTAGGGGCCGACGACCAAACCCGCGTAGGGCCCGCCCGGGGATCACCGGATCGGCAAGACCCCTGCCCACTTGTCCGGCCCCCTCTCCCCCGAGGGGAGAGGGCTGGGGTGAGGGGTTCCGAGCTGACCGTTGTGATCGTCCGCGCGATCTCCCCGTGTGCCTCGTGCCTGATCCCTCGTGCCTTCCGAGTCGAACCCCTCACCTGCCTCGCTGCGCTCGCCGTCCTCTCCCCGCAAGCGGGGCGAGGGGGCAGCGAGGATGCGTCAGTCAGCTTCCGTGGCACGGCTGCGCCGTACCACGCCACCCCTTGTCCTCTCTTCCTGCTCCCTACTCCCTGCTCCCTTCTCGCCGCAAGACCATCACCGTCTTCCCGTCGCGCGTGAACGCAAGGAGCCCCTCGCCCACCAGCACGCCGTTGGCCGTGTTCATCGCGTTGAGGAACGCCGCCTCGACCGCCATCGCTTCGGGCGTGCCCGCCATCATGGTCGTGACGCCCGGCGCGATCGTCAGCGCGCCGTCCACGCCCACCGTCGCGCGCGTCGAGTACCGGTTCACGCCCGTGAAGCCCACGGCGCCGCCCATCATCGTGAACTCCAGCTCCGGCGCACGCTCCACCGTCGACATATCCCTGCCCCCGATCGACACCACGGTCCACTTGCCCACGAGCGGGCGCATCGACCCGGGCGCGCTCATCGCCGGTTGCGCCGCCCCCGGCGCCTCCGCCTCGGGCGCGGTCGCGCAACCGGAAGCGAAGGAAAGACTTGCGAGAACGACCGCGATCGGCAGGAGTTGTTTCATATGTGTTCTCATCGTACCCGAGCAGGCGCGAAGATCCGACGCCCGCCCACCCCCTCCGGTTCACGCGTAACGCAAAGCGACAAACTCGCGCGAAAAAAACCGAAAAGGGCTTCCCCCCCCCCCCCCGATTCCCTGTATGCTCGGTCGAACACCGAAAGGGGAACCGGGCCATGCGCCGACGCGCCGTCACCATTCCTGAACTCCTCGTCGCGATCGCGGTCGTCGTGATTCTGGTGGCGATCACCATCCCGG from Phycisphaeraceae bacterium carries:
- the nuoF gene encoding NADH-quinone oxidoreductase subunit NuoF; translation: MPMTEGILTKRIPSYPFGKESDRRFVSYDDYVKTGGYEGLKAAIAMKPEEVVSIVKDSNLRGRGGAGFPTGLKWTFLPPPDGQPRYLAINADESEPGTFKDRLLMDFDPHSVLEGIAIACYACKLDVAYFYIRGEYYHQARMMERAIREAYEHGIFGPKGLLNGATTGTGSSVKVECHLHRGAGAYICGEETALLESLEGKRGWPRNKPPFPAIKGLWGRPTIINNVETLAHLPSILERGRDGVKWFQSFGTPGSAGTKLMGVSGHVNRPGVFECDLGIPLSKLVNDHSGGMRNGKKFKGAIAGGVSTGILGPDQFDAPMDFDIGKHYGVLGLGTACPTIFDEDTDMVAVARNIARFFSHESCGQCTPCREGSAWLYKLLSRVERGDAKTKDLDIALEIATSMGAMPGTTICGLADGNNWAIRTIMNKYREEFESRVKPSFVPVSMTVGASARN
- a CDS encoding META domain-containing protein yields the protein MKQLLPIAVVLASLSFASGCATAPEAEAPGAAQPAMSAPGSMRPLVGKWTVVSIGGRDMSTVERAPELEFTMMGGAVGFTGVNRYSTRATVGVDGALTIAPGVTTMMAGTPEAMAVEAAFLNAMNTANGVLVGEGLLAFTRDGKTVMVLRREGSRE